One stretch of Comamonas testosteroni DNA includes these proteins:
- a CDS encoding mandelate racemase/muconate lactonizing enzyme family protein, with protein MGQKLMTTVESIQSTLSVESIEPHILRIPMAAPVQTPMGMVDSTIALLVQVKLTTGEQGWGEVWCNFPRFGAYHRAIIVKKVIEPFLKSRSFAGPRQAWEAMHRAANVLRLQSGETGPISAAIAGVDIALWDIVGQRERQPIWRLLGGRSGSINAYGSLGRSHGFEPLVEAGLERGFRAFKLRCWGDPRQHMEAYVKARAMVGSDVDLMADANSSFPLNEAVAWSQQFADVKLAFLEEPIPVDSPLEIWKALAAGAPMRIAGGENMISADTIEQAIGSGVYSVLQTDMTKWGGFSGTVPMSHRIVAKGIRFCPHMFSAAPGLLASAHLLAASNSPDGSLEYGIEYNPPRDEFLQTEVVNGRIEVGDAPGLGLNLDTAKMDRYRVPMPNL; from the coding sequence GGCATGGTGGACTCCACGATTGCCCTGCTTGTCCAAGTGAAGCTCACAACGGGCGAGCAGGGCTGGGGCGAGGTGTGGTGCAATTTCCCGCGCTTTGGCGCCTACCACCGCGCGATCATCGTCAAGAAGGTGATTGAGCCTTTCCTGAAGTCACGCAGCTTTGCGGGCCCGCGTCAGGCCTGGGAGGCGATGCACAGGGCGGCCAACGTCCTGCGTCTTCAGAGTGGTGAAACGGGCCCCATCTCTGCCGCCATCGCGGGCGTGGACATTGCCCTTTGGGACATCGTCGGGCAGCGTGAAAGGCAGCCGATATGGCGCCTTCTGGGCGGCCGCAGTGGCAGCATCAATGCGTATGGCAGCCTGGGGCGCTCACACGGGTTTGAGCCGCTGGTCGAAGCCGGACTCGAACGGGGATTCCGGGCGTTCAAGCTGCGTTGCTGGGGGGACCCCAGGCAGCACATGGAAGCCTATGTCAAGGCGCGCGCCATGGTGGGGTCGGATGTCGACCTGATGGCCGATGCCAATTCTTCGTTCCCCTTGAATGAAGCGGTGGCATGGTCGCAGCAATTTGCCGATGTGAAACTGGCCTTCCTGGAAGAGCCCATTCCCGTGGACTCACCGCTGGAGATCTGGAAGGCATTGGCCGCAGGCGCCCCCATGAGGATCGCCGGAGGCGAGAACATGATTTCTGCCGACACGATCGAGCAGGCCATCGGCAGTGGCGTCTATAGTGTCTTGCAGACTGACATGACCAAGTGGGGCGGCTTTTCGGGCACAGTGCCCATGTCGCACCGCATCGTGGCCAAGGGCATCCGCTTTTGCCCCCATATGTTCTCGGCAGCTCCTGGCCTGCTGGCCTCTGCCCACCTGCTTGCGGCTTCCAACAGCCCGGACGGCTCGCTCGAATACGGGATCGAATACAACCCGCCGCGCGACGAATTTCTCCAAACCGAGGTGGTAAATGGCCGCATCGAGGTGGGTGACGCACCAGGGCTCGGGCTGAACCTGGACACGGCCAAGATGGACCGCTACCGCGTGCCAATGCCCAATTTGTGA
- a CDS encoding Bug family tripartite tricarboxylate transporter substrate binding protein, whose protein sequence is MAAAALLLSPLSWAESSPLPPAIKIVVPFPAGGAVDVTVRRLGEQLAKGLATTVIVENKPGASGVIGIRAAAPAAGNGSVLLYAHSGMVTAQAMGAKIDLLKEFKPVAKLSVAPHLLMVRADSPYKTQRDLIEAMKAKPGKLNFGSGGAASPTHLMYELLEGAVPGIKATHVPFKGAIDGIFALAGGEIDFQFATPAAAAELIKSGKLRALSFTGTSRTPYYPDVPTVAEAGVPGYRAEPGSGILAEPWGGLLITTKASDALVARLADAVMAAINTPEMKEVIEKSGSRKADRRTPAEFAQDIQQELTEQRALIKKLGMVAE, encoded by the coding sequence GTGGCCGCTGCAGCCTTGCTGCTCAGCCCCTTGTCGTGGGCAGAAAGTTCCCCCTTACCACCCGCCATCAAGATTGTCGTGCCTTTTCCGGCAGGTGGTGCGGTGGATGTCACGGTGCGCAGGCTTGGCGAGCAGCTCGCCAAGGGTCTGGCAACCACGGTGATCGTGGAAAACAAACCAGGCGCGTCCGGCGTCATTGGGATCAGAGCGGCAGCGCCTGCTGCAGGCAATGGTTCAGTATTGCTGTATGCCCATAGCGGCATGGTCACGGCGCAAGCGATGGGCGCCAAGATCGATCTGTTGAAAGAGTTCAAGCCGGTGGCCAAGCTCTCGGTCGCACCTCATCTGCTGATGGTACGCGCCGACTCGCCCTACAAGACGCAGCGTGATCTGATCGAGGCCATGAAAGCCAAGCCGGGCAAGCTCAATTTTGGCTCTGGGGGAGCGGCCTCTCCAACCCATCTGATGTATGAATTGCTGGAAGGCGCTGTTCCAGGCATCAAGGCAACCCACGTGCCATTCAAGGGTGCCATCGACGGCATTTTTGCACTTGCAGGGGGCGAAATCGATTTCCAGTTTGCCACGCCAGCGGCGGCGGCAGAGCTCATCAAATCCGGCAAGCTGCGCGCGCTGTCCTTTACCGGGACCAGCCGCACCCCCTACTACCCCGACGTGCCCACGGTGGCCGAAGCCGGGGTACCTGGCTACCGCGCTGAACCAGGGAGCGGCATTCTGGCTGAACCATGGGGCGGTCTTCTGATTACCACCAAGGCATCAGACGCCTTGGTGGCCAGATTGGCTGACGCCGTCATGGCCGCGATCAACACGCCTGAAATGAAGGAAGTGATCGAAAAGTCCGGCAGTCGCAAGGCGGACAGGCGCACGCCGGCCGAATTTGCCCAGGACATCCAGCAGGAACTGACTGAGCAACGTGCGTTGATTAAAAAGTTGGGGATGGTGGCAGAGTGA
- a CDS encoding tripartite tricarboxylate transporter substrate-binding protein, which translates to MLKTLAPISLTGVSDGVLVVPANSPFRTVKELIDFARANPGVLNCGSVGPGSREHLNAAILPKRYGFSATLAPFKGAPDAITALAQHEIQFFPSVAPLAAQFIQKKLVRPLTMMVDQRSPLLPEVPTLKGQGIDLPPLQYSGRLWRRPLARRAL; encoded by the coding sequence ATGCTGAAGACACTGGCACCGATATCACTGACCGGCGTCAGCGACGGCGTGCTGGTGGTTCCTGCCAATTCACCGTTCAGGACGGTCAAGGAGTTGATTGACTTCGCGCGCGCCAACCCGGGCGTGCTGAACTGCGGCTCGGTGGGACCGGGCTCGCGCGAACACTTGAACGCCGCCATCCTCCCCAAGCGGTACGGCTTCTCGGCGACGCTTGCCCCATTCAAGGGCGCGCCGGATGCGATCACCGCGCTGGCGCAACACGAGATCCAGTTCTTTCCATCCGTCGCCCCGCTGGCCGCGCAGTTCATTCAAAAGAAGCTCGTGCGCCCCCTCACGATGATGGTCGACCAGCGCTCGCCGCTGTTGCCCGAGGTGCCGACGCTGAAAGGGCAAGGGATAGATCTGCCACCGCTGCAGTACTCGGGCAGGCTGTGGCGGCGCCCGCTGGCACGCCGCGCCCTGTGA
- a CDS encoding arylsulfatase — protein MATPRTENQGALAPHPHEDILPPADAPFGGVIGNTYKESKAEWPSPVRPPKDAPNIVVVLLDDLGFGHLSCYGGPIEAPCIGKLATNGLRYTNFHTTSLCSPSRAALLTGRNHHSVGFAVISELSTGFPGSNAYMPRSASTVAEVLKQSGYSTFAVGKWHLTPPTEVTAAGPFSRWPLGMGFERFYGFLPGETDHWHPMLTCDNHRIPTPERADYHLSEDLVDQAIAMIQDQQQVATGRPFFLYLAFGAPHAPFHVPQSYIEKYKGKFDQGWDQVRTETFERQKVLGIIPRNSKLPPRNPGIAGWGSLDADARRLYARMQEAFAGFVDHTDAQIGRLVATLQRLGQFDNTLILVLSDNGASQEGQEHGTTNTERFRNLLPMNVQEMIKDIDRIGSKHTDTHYPAGWGMAGNAPFRRWKRDTHRGGNTDPLVVHLPSGVAHVSGIRTQYHHITDLYPTLLEMAGVSVPRVINGNEQKPLEGISLAYTFQDAEARTRKHVQYYEMLGCRALWSDGWMAVTWHKPGTDWEEDQWELYHQDDDYTQANDLSREHPEKLKALIDLWWEEARKHNVLPLDDRFRERALDRTRPVAAERRAAYAYYPGSSPVPITAMPRLLNHSHTITARIEVPAGGAEGVIVALGSELGGWSLFMKSGRAYYVHNRLKIDCHRVSSAPILPGRVELRFEFVATGIGMGTGQLFVNGESQSEPVEIRTAPIGYSAVHDGIQIGRQWGSATAYEDYVGEFAFTGTIDHVLVSPGEAV, from the coding sequence ATGGCAACCCCAAGAACCGAGAATCAGGGCGCGCTTGCTCCGCACCCGCATGAGGACATTCTTCCGCCGGCCGATGCGCCGTTCGGTGGCGTCATAGGCAACACGTACAAGGAATCGAAGGCCGAATGGCCGAGCCCGGTCAGGCCACCAAAGGATGCTCCGAATATCGTGGTGGTCCTGCTCGACGACCTGGGCTTCGGCCATCTGTCCTGTTATGGCGGGCCTATCGAGGCGCCTTGTATCGGTAAGCTGGCCACAAATGGTTTGCGCTATACCAATTTCCACACTACCAGCCTGTGTTCGCCCTCGCGGGCCGCACTGCTGACCGGCCGTAACCACCACTCGGTTGGATTCGCTGTCATCAGCGAACTATCGACCGGCTTCCCGGGCTCCAACGCCTATATGCCACGCAGCGCTTCGACCGTCGCGGAAGTGCTGAAGCAGTCGGGCTATTCTACTTTTGCGGTGGGAAAGTGGCACCTCACGCCGCCTACCGAGGTGACGGCGGCTGGCCCGTTCAGTCGCTGGCCGCTCGGCATGGGCTTCGAACGCTTCTATGGTTTCCTGCCAGGGGAGACGGATCACTGGCATCCCATGCTGACTTGCGACAACCATCGCATTCCCACCCCAGAGCGGGCCGACTACCACCTCAGCGAAGATCTGGTCGACCAGGCTATCGCGATGATCCAGGACCAGCAGCAGGTTGCCACCGGCCGGCCGTTCTTCCTGTATCTGGCCTTTGGCGCTCCCCATGCGCCATTCCATGTGCCTCAGTCCTATATCGAGAAATATAAGGGTAAGTTCGACCAGGGTTGGGATCAAGTGCGCACGGAGACCTTCGAGCGCCAAAAGGTGCTCGGCATCATTCCCAGGAACTCCAAGCTGCCGCCCAGGAACCCTGGCATTGCCGGCTGGGGCTCGCTCGATGCGGACGCCAGGCGCCTGTACGCGCGCATGCAAGAGGCGTTCGCCGGCTTCGTCGACCATACCGACGCGCAGATCGGGCGCCTCGTCGCTACGCTGCAACGCCTGGGACAGTTCGACAACACGCTGATCCTGGTGCTCTCCGACAACGGCGCAAGCCAGGAGGGCCAGGAGCATGGGACGACGAATACCGAGCGATTCCGTAACCTGTTACCCATGAATGTCCAGGAGATGATCAAGGACATTGACCGGATCGGCAGCAAGCATACCGACACGCACTATCCAGCGGGGTGGGGAATGGCGGGCAATGCGCCATTCCGACGATGGAAGCGCGACACCCACCGGGGCGGTAACACCGATCCGCTGGTGGTGCACCTGCCTAGCGGGGTGGCGCATGTCAGTGGAATCCGGACCCAGTACCACCACATCACCGACCTGTATCCGACGCTGCTAGAGATGGCTGGGGTGTCGGTACCGAGGGTCATCAATGGCAACGAGCAAAAGCCGCTTGAAGGCATCAGCCTGGCCTATACATTTCAGGACGCCGAGGCGCGCACCCGCAAACATGTCCAGTACTACGAGATGCTCGGCTGCCGGGCCCTCTGGTCGGACGGCTGGATGGCGGTTACTTGGCACAAACCTGGCACGGACTGGGAAGAGGATCAGTGGGAGCTGTACCATCAGGACGACGACTATACGCAGGCCAATGACTTGTCGCGGGAGCATCCCGAGAAGCTCAAGGCATTGATCGATCTGTGGTGGGAAGAGGCCCGTAAGCACAATGTCCTGCCCTTGGACGACCGCTTTCGCGAGCGGGCTCTGGACCGCACGCGGCCGGTGGCGGCCGAACGGCGAGCTGCCTACGCCTACTACCCGGGATCCAGCCCGGTTCCTATCACCGCGATGCCGCGCTTGCTCAATCACTCCCATACCATCACGGCACGGATCGAGGTGCCCGCCGGCGGCGCCGAGGGCGTGATTGTGGCGCTCGGATCCGAACTCGGAGGCTGGAGCCTCTTTATGAAGAGCGGCAGGGCGTATTACGTGCACAACCGCCTGAAAATAGACTGCCACAGGGTTAGCTCCGCCCCCATTCTGCCGGGAAGGGTCGAGCTGCGCTTTGAGTTCGTCGCTACCGGCATTGGAATGGGCACGGGCCAATTGTTCGTCAATGGAGAATCGCAGAGCGAACCCGTCGAGATTCGTACCGCGCCGATCGGATACTCCGCCGTTCACGACGGTATCCAGATCGGAAGGCAGTGGGGTTCCGCGACGGCCTATGAGGATTACGTTGGCGAGTTCGCATTCACCGGCACGATCGACCATGTGCTGGTGAGTCCTGGCGAGGCGGTCTAG